From Nycticebus coucang isolate mNycCou1 chromosome 6, mNycCou1.pri, whole genome shotgun sequence, the proteins below share one genomic window:
- the LOC128589164 gene encoding LOW QUALITY PROTEIN: protein preY, mitochondrial-like (The sequence of the model RefSeq protein was modified relative to this genomic sequence to represent the inferred CDS: inserted 1 base in 1 codon; substituted 1 base at 1 genomic stop codon), giving the protein MLSGACRRLTLALLGTRTQTFAVAHRCLHASGSQPSADWREKPGEPPCGFDQALLEFLVCPLSKKMLRYEASTNELINEELGIAYPVIDGIPNMIPQAARXTHQTKXQEKMEQH; this is encoded by the exons ATGCTGAGCGGAGCATGCCGCAGGCTCACCTTGGCCCTGCTGGGGACACGCACACAGACGTTTGCGGTCGCCCATAGGTGCTTGCACGCGTCAGGGTCGCAGCCCTCAGCAGACTGGAGGGAAAAGCCAGGGGAGCCGCCCTGCGGCTTTGACCAGGCGCTGCTGGAGTTCCTGGTGTGCCCGCTCTCCAAGAAGATGCTCAGATATGAAGCATCAACAAATGAATTGATAAATGAAGAGCTAGGAATAGCCTATCCAGTCATTGATGGAATTCCTAATATGATACCACAGGCAGCTA AAACACATCAAACTAAGTAGCAAGAAAAAATGGAACAACACtag